The following proteins are encoded in a genomic region of Corylus avellana chromosome ca4, CavTom2PMs-1.0:
- the LOC132177932 gene encoding uncharacterized protein LOC132177932 produces the protein MDNINLEIDDLINHTNSLSWSDSPPLLSSPSPNPSNLPSLTLMGKVISLIPISKVIIKNNISLAWKFLISLTTEDREDDLMVFTFDNLEDLMRVLENSPWNIKGSPLFLKKWSLSESIKDIDFSTGAFWVQVHDLPLEMITPENAFSIGSSLGELLEVDNAENNKPSRKSFLRFRVLIKLHHPLTPGFTHHYPPKAPTWVQYKYERLSEYCYFCGRLGHLSYACPVADRPPAHGRYGVILKASPLKFTWVVNLIPAHKPLARMIEPVVEVPLAVSNSASTESNQPS, from the coding sequence ATGGATAATATTAATCTGGAAATTGATGATCTCATCAATCATACAAATTCTCTTAGTTGGTCTGATTCCCCCCCTCTGTTATCTTCTCCTTCCCCAAATCCTTCAAATCTTCCCTCCCTCACTTTAATGGGTAAGGTTATTTCTCTTATTCCCATTTCTAAAGTTATCATCAAGAATAATATCTCCCTAGCCTGGAAGTTTTTGATATCTCTAACCACTGAAGACCGTGAAGATGATCTGATGGTGTTCACCTTTGATAACCTGGAAGACTTGATGAGAGTGTTGGAAAACTCTCCTTGGAATATTAAAGGTTCGCCATTGTTTCTTAAGAAATGGTCTTTGTCTGAATCCATTAAGGACATAGATTTTTCTACTGGAGCCTTCTGGGTGCAAGTTCATGATTTGCCTTTGGAAATGATTACTCCAGAAAATGCTTTCAGCATTGGTTCCAGCTTGGGTGAGCTCTTGGAGGTTGATAATGCTGAAAATAATAAACCTTCACGTAAAAGTTTTTTGAGGTTTCGAGTTCTAATCAAGCTTCATCATCCTTTGACTCCGGGATTCACTCACCATTATCCCCCAAAAGCTCCTACGTGGGTTCAATATAAGTATGAACGTCTCTCAGAATATTGCTATTTTTGTGGTAGGTTAGGGCATCTCTCTTATGCTTGTCCAGTGGCTGATCGTCCCCCTGCTCATGGGAGATATGGGGTTATTTTGAAGGCTAGTCCTTTGAAGTTTACTTGGGTGGTTAATCTTATTCCTGCTCATAAACCTCTAGCTCGCATGATTGAACCAGTGGTGGAAGTTCCCCTTGCAGTTTCAAATTCGGCTTCTACTGAGTCAAACCAGCCAAGTTAA
- the LOC132177930 gene encoding uncharacterized protein LOC132177930, with protein MKLLDWNFRGLAHNPTIRVLRALIRHHRPDLLFLSETMVPSSRFQASSFGLGFSSWLEVPPVGVRGGIFLTWKAGVDVEHVRLDKRCISCLLFSAPSVCPWLVSCIYAPASFSGCHDFWPFLSDLGNSFGGPWLLKGDFNSVLSPAEKSGGCNFGSSSQGEFVDFVQYNALVDLGFFGNKFTWSNHRSGKANIQERLDRGLANQQWVHLFPNAVINHLPASQSDHCPILLSTEGSYQNIPKPFRFEAFWTHDKSSFSVVVEAWMAEVEGSPAFSLSRKENIGAYLVDHFSNIFSTSHPPLIDTLPDLVNVVISAEENVSICTIPDEHEIFVAIKELGLNKAPGPDGMTGLFYKTYWPIVKDSVVVSVQSFFRGGFLLKEFNHTNIALIPKVDNPSLKKGIGSLMALKLDMEKAFDSMEWDFLLRILTLLGFHPVWVQWIRQCITTSSFSILLDGAPYGKFTPSRGLRQDDVMIFSRANVSEARAILNCLSTYSKWSGQCINVSKSAVFFSRNCRPAKNNSIKGILNLNLIPARAKYLGIPLFMHKRKSDSFIELKDRIFSKITGWKARLLSQAARTTLVKLGWKLTSNQPLLWVDALRGKYLKNGVSFLDAPPNPSSSWLWKDLLKNRLVAQKGAYLILEEDRSWNASLLADLFEPSTVQNILRTFSVKSAHDISVVHGGRISPLAEDAWFSLWGLKLQARLKHLLWKIAWDILPSRANISRFVVQEVEEAWISSSLEHHLSAWRDSTSPSIWVPPSFGWLKGNFDFDVAVRSSFSVAAGVISDASGNMIMVVTHKLSSTDALAGEAFAALLTSRLAVSLTSDKFCIEGDALLVVLAINNPSLFSSWSIANCISDIIVTLSSFPSWNASKVSRCANFRAHALAKWAASNLVFGSMPIGSPILSSIRIRGGKDPPL; from the exons ATGAAGCTCTTAGATTGGAATTTTCGGGGCCTTGCTCATAACCCGACAATTCGTGTTCTACGAGCTTTGATCAGGCATCACAGACCTGATCTTCTTTTTCTGTCTGAGACGATGGTGCCTTCTTCTCGTTTTCAAGCTTCCTcgtttggtttgggtttttcttcttggttgGAAGTTCCTCCGGTTGGTGTGCGAGGAGGGATTTTTCTGACTTGGAAGGCTGGTGTTGATGTTGAGCATGTTAGGCTGGATAAGAGGTGTATCTCTTGTTTGCTGTTTTCTGCTCCTTCTGTTTGTCCTTGGCTGGTTTCTTGCATTTACGCGCCAGCTTCTTTTTCTGGTTGTCATGatttttggccttttttgtCGGATTTGGGAAATTCCTTTGGAGGTCCGTGGCTTCTTAAAGGGGATTTCAATTCTGTTCTTTCTCCTGCTGAGAAGAGTGGAGGATGTAATTTTGGGTCCTCTTCTCAAGGTGAATTTGTGGATTTTGTTCAGTACAATGCTTTGgtggatttgggtttttttgggaACAAATTTACTTGGAGCAACCATCGGTCTGGTAAGGCTAATATTCAAGAAAGGCTTGATAGAGGTTTAGCCAATCAACAATGGGTGCATCTTTTCCCCAATGCTGTTATTAATCATCTGCCAGCCTCTCAATCGGATCACTGCCCCATTTTGCTCTCTACTGAGGGCTCTTACCAGAATATTCCAAAACCTTTTCGTTTTGAGGCTTTTTGGACTCATGATAAGTCCAGTTTCTCTGTGGTGGTTGAAGCTTGGATGGCTGAGGTTGAGGGCTCTCCAGCTTTCTCTTTGAGCAGGAA GGAAAATATTGGTGCATATTTGGTGGATCATTTCAGTAACATTTTTTCCACCTCTCATCCCCCTTTGATTGATACTTTGCCAGATTTAGTGAATGTCGTCATTTCTGCTGAGGAAAATGTTAGTATTTGTACCATTCCTGATGAACATGAGATTTTTGTTGCTATTAAGGagcttgggcttaataaagccCCTGGCCCGGATGGGATGACGGGTCTCTTTTACAAAACTTACTGGCCTATTGTGAAAGATAGTGTTGTTGTCTCTGTGCAGTCCTTCTTTAGGGGAGGTTTTCTTCTAAAAGAGTTCAATCATACTAACATTGCTCTTATTCCTAAAGTTGATAACCCTTCTCTG AAAAAAGGTATCGGTAGTTTGATGGCTTTAAAACTTGATATGGAAAAGGCCTTTGATTCTATGGAGTGGGACTTTTTGTTAAGGATTCTCACCTTGCTTGGTTTTCATCCTGTTTGGGTCCAATGGATTAGACAATGTATTACTACATCCTCTTTTTCCATTCTCCTTGATGGAGCCCCTTATGGAAAATTTACCCCATCTCGTGGCCTTCGGCAAG ATGATGTTATGATTTTCTCTCGGGCAAATGTTAGTGAGGCAAGGGCTATTCTTAACTGCCTTTCTACTTATTCTAAGTGGTCTGGCCAGTGTATCAATGTATCCAAGTCAGCTGTGTTCTTCAGCAGAAATTGTCGGCCAGCTAAGAACAATTCTATTAAAGGCATTCTTAATCTCAATTTGATCCCTGCCAGAGCCAAGTATCTTGGTATCCCTCTCTTCATGCACAAGAGAAAGTCTGATTCCTTTATTGAGCTAAAGGACAGAATTTTCTCAAAGATCACAGGTTGGAAAGCTCGCCTTCTCTCTCAAGCAGCTAGAACTACTCTTGTGAA GTTGGGTTGGAAGTTGACATCCAATCAACCTCTTCTTTGGGTTGATGCTCTTAGGGGAAAGTACCTCAAGAATGGTGTCTCTTTCTTGGATGCCCCTCCCAATCCGTCTtcttcttggctttggaaagATTTGCTTAAAAACCGTTTGGTGGCCCAAAAGGGTGCTT ATTTGATTTTGGAAGAAGATCGCTCCTGGAATGCCTCTCTCTTGGCTGATCTTTTTGAACCTAGTACTGTCCAGAACATTCTCA GGACCTTTTCGGTAAAATCTGCTCATGATATTTCGGTTGTTCATGGTGGCCGTATCTCTCCTCTAGCTGAGGATGCCTGGTTTTCCCTTTGGGGTCTTAAACTTCAAGCTAGGCTTAAGCATTTGTTGTGGAAAATAGCTTGGGATATCTTACCCTCTAGAGCTAACATTAGTAGATTTGTTGTTCAAGAGGTAGAGGAGGCTTGG ATTTCCTCTTCTTTGGAGCACCATCTCTCAGCTTGGAGAGATTCTACCTCTCCTTCTATTTGGGTTCCTCCTTCATTTGGGTGGCTTAAGgggaattttgattttgatgttgCTGTTCGTAGCTCTTTTTCTGTTGCTGCGGGAGTCATCTCAGATGCTTCTGGAAACATGATCATGGTAGTTACTCATAAGTTATCCTCCACAGATGCTCTAGCTGGAGAAGCTTTTGCTGCTCTTCTTACTTCTCGTTTGGCTGTCTCTCTGACTAGTGACAAATTTTGTATAGAAGGAGATGCTCTTTTAGTAGTGTTAGCTATTAATAATCCCTCCCTCTTCTCTTCTTGGTCGATTGCAAATTGTATTTCTGACATTATTGTTACTTTATCCTCCTTTCCTAGCTGGAATGCTTCGAAAGTGTCTAGATGTGCCAACTTCCGTGCACATGCTTTAGCTAAGTGGGCCGCTTCCaatcttgtttttggaagcatgCCCATAGGGTctcccattctctcttccatccggATCAGAGGTGGAAAAGATCCTCCCCTGTAG